In Solanum pennellii chromosome 3, SPENNV200, a single window of DNA contains:
- the LOC107014999 gene encoding uncharacterized protein LOC107014999 isoform X2: protein MQCTSYLPGYHPKDLNGGSLGGNSWSIQHNDIAWNGARGFYVSLPPFMADQNLELVHQKEILKQTMLKHEAIFRYQVNELHRVHRRQREVMEEIRRRKLVEDHLHLQALESKSFVSQLRSEISQKSNCQMVLDLTSIEPSTLCGETNQGSSNSIAGQRVPSSADLLAEQNVTEERKISSSKTGASRKRMLDLELPAEEYMDIEDGEQFVRESSVQGPNIVISELQPQDSSKVNFANPGDSSISNSSPRGSFLLFDLNEPIQLDETEYPNYALESVNIHEGISNMDQDLSGTVHAECSTLKKEATGGDRSNMNSSDEVSSVEMTLPQCNQTASSSPGFVDKSNNGTRTDKSLLVSSRKKMKEIPFAVQALPCFITSSSLSKSPNSSVGNSSLTGKKSDLYNSSASSPTSGTSGSCLMKYGDNESTSGKPDAVKLSNIPDSMNSMKGMDLNCTPSAYLSDNQFTTPTSNISHLNLPEGVERKICGTVLLDCILSPDSAVESGKSSRDSHFVGPGSDIKFLTTNSCINMSCIIKDETFSSGQSEATMTPVDRNLEASIGPENKESSPPRGDSLDKTIGKSVQWSKIDHMNDHAGKTDRAAAEILLFISSSRGNSKIAKGRPSEASHDTLGLLADIATSLASNPEKAVGEFTNLHCHRNTLISDRSNCNEIVKLTRKGGKEKEAVCNTMHSRTRRSQPRRANYRRVLQTEIHPAGASVYLHQFNGGLESPATAASESGPSRKTPRRACSRSRRWSPIAIRTTCSLLQPHPSNDKQGISEGDWKGWGLTKERQNSRRPRSISSFS from the exons ATGCAGTGTACAAGCTATCTCCCAGGATACCATCCAAAAGATCTTAATGGTGGGAGCCTTGGTGGGAATTCATGGTCTATACAACACAATGATATCGCCTGGAATGGTGCCAGAGGGTTCTATGTTTCCTTGCCTCCATTTATGGCCGACCAGAACCTGGAATTAGTTCATCAGAAGGAAATATTGAAGCAGACAATGCTCAAGCATGAAGCAATATTTAGATATCAG GTCAATGAACTACATCGCGTACATAGAAGACAAAGGGAGGTAATGGAGGAGATTAGGAGGAGAAAACTAGTGGAGGATCATTTACACTTGCAAGCATTAGAGTCGAAGTCTTTTGTGTCACAATTAAGGTCTGAAATTTCTCAGAAATCCAACTGCCAGATGGTTTTAGACCTTACAAGCATTGAGCCATCTACACTATGTGGAGAAACTAATCAAGGTTCTTCAAATTCTATTGCTGGTCAGAGAGTGCCATCAAGTGCTGACTTATTGGCTGAACAAAATGTTAcagaagaaaggaaaatatcTTCTTCGAAGACCGGTGCATCCAGGAAGAGAATGTTGGATCTTGAACTTCCAGCAGAAGAATACATGGATATTGAAGATGGAGAACAATTTGTAAGGGAAAGTTCTGTTCAAGGGCCCAATATTGTGATTTCAGAGCTTCAACCTCAGGATAGTTCAAAAGTCAACTTTGCCAATCCAGGAGATTCTTCAATTTCTAACTCAAGTCCTAGGGGTAGCTTTCTTTTGTTTGACCTGAATGAACCAATACAGCTTGATGAAACAGAGTATCCAAATTATGCACTTGAGTCTGTTAACATTCATGAGGGAATCAGCAACATGGATCAGGATCTATCTGGAACAGTGCATGCTGAATGCTCAACTCTGAAGAAAGAAG CTACAGGGGGAGATAGAAGCAACATGAATTCTTCTGATGAAGTTTCTTCTGTTGAGATGACACTTCCTCAATGTAATCAAACAGCAAGTTCATCTCCAGGATTTGTAGATAAGAGTAATAATGGAACCAGAACTGACAAATCATTGTTAGTTTCTTCTCGGAAAAAAATGAAGGAGATACCCTTTGCAGTTCAAGCTCTTCCATGCTTTATTACTAGTTCATCACTCAGTAAGAGTCCTAACTCTTCTGTTGGGAACTCTAGTCTCACTGGAAAGAAGAGTGACCTGTACAACAGTAGTGCTTCTAGTCCAACTTCTGGAACATCAGGCTCATGCTTGATGAAATATGGTGATAATGAATCTACATCTGGAAAACCTGATGCTGTTAAGCTATCTAACATTCCAGATAGCATGAATTCAATGAAGGGTATGGACTTGAATTGCACACCTTCTGCCTATTTGTCTGACAATCAGTTTACCACTCCTACCTCCAATATTTCACATCTAAATCTCCCTGAAGGTGTAGAAAGAAAGATTTGTGGAACCgttcttcttgattgtatccTGAGTCCTGATTCTGCAGTCGAATCTGGTAAATCTAGCAGGGATAGTCACTTTGTAGGTCCTGGAAGTGATATCAAGTTTCTGACAACTAATTCTTGCATTAACATGTCCTGCATCATCAAGGATGAAACTTTTTCATCTGGTCAGAGTGAAGCAACAATGACTCCTGTGGACAGAAACTTGGAAGCTTCTATAGGCCCAGAAAACAAGGAAAGTTCTCCACCTAGAGGAGATTCTCTGGACAAAACAATTGGTAAATCTGTCCAGTGGTCTAAAATAGACCACATGAATGATCACGCTGGAAAAACCGATAGGGCTGCAGCAGAGATCCTGCTTTTTATTTCATCATCTCGGGGAAATTCAAAGATTGCCAAGGGTAGACCATCTGAAGCCTCTCATGACACTCTGGGCTTGCTTGCTGATATTGCAACTTCTTTGGCAAGTAATCCTGAGAAAGCCGTTGGAGAATTCACGAACCTCCATTGTCATCGCAATACACTTATATCTGACAGGAGCAACTGCAATGAGATCGTGAAGCTCACACGCAAAGGGGGAAAAGAGAAGGAAGCAGTATGCAATACTATGCATAGTCGGACAAGGAGGAGCCAACCTAGGAGAGCAAACTATCGGAGGGTCCTTCAAACAGAAATACATCCTGCTGGTGCCTCTGTTTATCTGCATCAGTTTAATGGAGGTCTAGAGTCACCTGCAACTGCTGCATCAGAATCAGGTCCATCGAGGAAAACTCCACGCAGGGCTTGTTCGAGGAGTAGGAGATGGTCCCCTATTGCAATAAGAACAACATGCTCACTGCTGCAACCACATCCCAGCAATGACAAGCAGGGCATTTCAGAGGGAGACTGGAAAGGCTGGGGGTTAACAAAAGAGCGTCAAAACAGTCGAAGACCTCGTTCTATCTCCTCATTTAGCTGA
- the LOC107014999 gene encoding uncharacterized protein LOC107014999 isoform X3, with product MEEIRRRKLVEDHLHLQALESKSFVSQLRSEISQKSNCQMVLDLTSIEPSTLCGETNQGSSNSIAGQRVPSSADLLAEQNVTEERKISSSKTGASRKRMLDLELPAEEYMDIEDGEQFVRESSVQGPNIVISELQPQDSSKVNFANPGDSSISNSSPRGSFLLFDLNEPIQLDETEYPNYALESVNIHEGISNMDQDLSGTVHAECSTLKKEATGGDRSNMNSSDEVSSVEMTLPQCNQTASSSPGFVDKSNNGTRTDKSLLVSSRKKMKEIPFAVQALPCFITSSSLSKSPNSSVGNSSLTGKKSDLYNSSASSPTSGTSGSCLMKYGDNESTSGKPDAVKLSNIPDSMNSMKGMDLNCTPSAYLSDNQFTTPTSNISHLNLPEGVERKICGTVLLDCILSPDSAVESGKSSRDSHFVGPGSDIKFLTTNSCINMSCIIKDETFSSGQSEATMTPVDRNLEASIGPENKESSPPRGDSLDKTIGKSVQWSKIDHMNDHAGKTDRAAAEILLFISSSRGNSKIAKGRPSEASHDTLGLLADIATSLASNPEKAVGEFTNLHCHRNTLISDRSNCNEIVKLTRKGGKEKEAVCNTMHSRTRRSQPRRANYRRVLQTEIHPAGASVYLHQFNGGLESPATAASESGPSRKTPRRACSRSRRWSPIAIRTTCSLLQPHPSNDKQGISEGDWKGWGLTKERQNSRRPRSISSFS from the exons ATGGAGGAGATTAGGAGGAGAAAACTAGTGGAGGATCATTTACACTTGCAAGCATTAGAGTCGAAGTCTTTTGTGTCACAATTAAGGTCTGAAATTTCTCAGAAATCCAACTGCCAGATGGTTTTAGACCTTACAAGCATTGAGCCATCTACACTATGTGGAGAAACTAATCAAGGTTCTTCAAATTCTATTGCTGGTCAGAGAGTGCCATCAAGTGCTGACTTATTGGCTGAACAAAATGTTAcagaagaaaggaaaatatcTTCTTCGAAGACCGGTGCATCCAGGAAGAGAATGTTGGATCTTGAACTTCCAGCAGAAGAATACATGGATATTGAAGATGGAGAACAATTTGTAAGGGAAAGTTCTGTTCAAGGGCCCAATATTGTGATTTCAGAGCTTCAACCTCAGGATAGTTCAAAAGTCAACTTTGCCAATCCAGGAGATTCTTCAATTTCTAACTCAAGTCCTAGGGGTAGCTTTCTTTTGTTTGACCTGAATGAACCAATACAGCTTGATGAAACAGAGTATCCAAATTATGCACTTGAGTCTGTTAACATTCATGAGGGAATCAGCAACATGGATCAGGATCTATCTGGAACAGTGCATGCTGAATGCTCAACTCTGAAGAAAGAAG CTACAGGGGGAGATAGAAGCAACATGAATTCTTCTGATGAAGTTTCTTCTGTTGAGATGACACTTCCTCAATGTAATCAAACAGCAAGTTCATCTCCAGGATTTGTAGATAAGAGTAATAATGGAACCAGAACTGACAAATCATTGTTAGTTTCTTCTCGGAAAAAAATGAAGGAGATACCCTTTGCAGTTCAAGCTCTTCCATGCTTTATTACTAGTTCATCACTCAGTAAGAGTCCTAACTCTTCTGTTGGGAACTCTAGTCTCACTGGAAAGAAGAGTGACCTGTACAACAGTAGTGCTTCTAGTCCAACTTCTGGAACATCAGGCTCATGCTTGATGAAATATGGTGATAATGAATCTACATCTGGAAAACCTGATGCTGTTAAGCTATCTAACATTCCAGATAGCATGAATTCAATGAAGGGTATGGACTTGAATTGCACACCTTCTGCCTATTTGTCTGACAATCAGTTTACCACTCCTACCTCCAATATTTCACATCTAAATCTCCCTGAAGGTGTAGAAAGAAAGATTTGTGGAACCgttcttcttgattgtatccTGAGTCCTGATTCTGCAGTCGAATCTGGTAAATCTAGCAGGGATAGTCACTTTGTAGGTCCTGGAAGTGATATCAAGTTTCTGACAACTAATTCTTGCATTAACATGTCCTGCATCATCAAGGATGAAACTTTTTCATCTGGTCAGAGTGAAGCAACAATGACTCCTGTGGACAGAAACTTGGAAGCTTCTATAGGCCCAGAAAACAAGGAAAGTTCTCCACCTAGAGGAGATTCTCTGGACAAAACAATTGGTAAATCTGTCCAGTGGTCTAAAATAGACCACATGAATGATCACGCTGGAAAAACCGATAGGGCTGCAGCAGAGATCCTGCTTTTTATTTCATCATCTCGGGGAAATTCAAAGATTGCCAAGGGTAGACCATCTGAAGCCTCTCATGACACTCTGGGCTTGCTTGCTGATATTGCAACTTCTTTGGCAAGTAATCCTGAGAAAGCCGTTGGAGAATTCACGAACCTCCATTGTCATCGCAATACACTTATATCTGACAGGAGCAACTGCAATGAGATCGTGAAGCTCACACGCAAAGGGGGAAAAGAGAAGGAAGCAGTATGCAATACTATGCATAGTCGGACAAGGAGGAGCCAACCTAGGAGAGCAAACTATCGGAGGGTCCTTCAAACAGAAATACATCCTGCTGGTGCCTCTGTTTATCTGCATCAGTTTAATGGAGGTCTAGAGTCACCTGCAACTGCTGCATCAGAATCAGGTCCATCGAGGAAAACTCCACGCAGGGCTTGTTCGAGGAGTAGGAGATGGTCCCCTATTGCAATAAGAACAACATGCTCACTGCTGCAACCACATCCCAGCAATGACAAGCAGGGCATTTCAGAGGGAGACTGGAAAGGCTGGGGGTTAACAAAAGAGCGTCAAAACAGTCGAAGACCTCGTTCTATCTCCTCATTTAGCTGA
- the LOC107014999 gene encoding uncharacterized protein LOC107014999 isoform X1, which translates to MVGRKMQCTSYLPGYHPKDLNGGSLGGNSWSIQHNDIAWNGARGFYVSLPPFMADQNLELVHQKEILKQTMLKHEAIFRYQVNELHRVHRRQREVMEEIRRRKLVEDHLHLQALESKSFVSQLRSEISQKSNCQMVLDLTSIEPSTLCGETNQGSSNSIAGQRVPSSADLLAEQNVTEERKISSSKTGASRKRMLDLELPAEEYMDIEDGEQFVRESSVQGPNIVISELQPQDSSKVNFANPGDSSISNSSPRGSFLLFDLNEPIQLDETEYPNYALESVNIHEGISNMDQDLSGTVHAECSTLKKEATGGDRSNMNSSDEVSSVEMTLPQCNQTASSSPGFVDKSNNGTRTDKSLLVSSRKKMKEIPFAVQALPCFITSSSLSKSPNSSVGNSSLTGKKSDLYNSSASSPTSGTSGSCLMKYGDNESTSGKPDAVKLSNIPDSMNSMKGMDLNCTPSAYLSDNQFTTPTSNISHLNLPEGVERKICGTVLLDCILSPDSAVESGKSSRDSHFVGPGSDIKFLTTNSCINMSCIIKDETFSSGQSEATMTPVDRNLEASIGPENKESSPPRGDSLDKTIGKSVQWSKIDHMNDHAGKTDRAAAEILLFISSSRGNSKIAKGRPSEASHDTLGLLADIATSLASNPEKAVGEFTNLHCHRNTLISDRSNCNEIVKLTRKGGKEKEAVCNTMHSRTRRSQPRRANYRRVLQTEIHPAGASVYLHQFNGGLESPATAASESGPSRKTPRRACSRSRRWSPIAIRTTCSLLQPHPSNDKQGISEGDWKGWGLTKERQNSRRPRSISSFS; encoded by the exons AT GGTGGGGCGAAAAATGCAGTGTACAAGCTATCTCCCAGGATACCATCCAAAAGATCTTAATGGTGGGAGCCTTGGTGGGAATTCATGGTCTATACAACACAATGATATCGCCTGGAATGGTGCCAGAGGGTTCTATGTTTCCTTGCCTCCATTTATGGCCGACCAGAACCTGGAATTAGTTCATCAGAAGGAAATATTGAAGCAGACAATGCTCAAGCATGAAGCAATATTTAGATATCAG GTCAATGAACTACATCGCGTACATAGAAGACAAAGGGAGGTAATGGAGGAGATTAGGAGGAGAAAACTAGTGGAGGATCATTTACACTTGCAAGCATTAGAGTCGAAGTCTTTTGTGTCACAATTAAGGTCTGAAATTTCTCAGAAATCCAACTGCCAGATGGTTTTAGACCTTACAAGCATTGAGCCATCTACACTATGTGGAGAAACTAATCAAGGTTCTTCAAATTCTATTGCTGGTCAGAGAGTGCCATCAAGTGCTGACTTATTGGCTGAACAAAATGTTAcagaagaaaggaaaatatcTTCTTCGAAGACCGGTGCATCCAGGAAGAGAATGTTGGATCTTGAACTTCCAGCAGAAGAATACATGGATATTGAAGATGGAGAACAATTTGTAAGGGAAAGTTCTGTTCAAGGGCCCAATATTGTGATTTCAGAGCTTCAACCTCAGGATAGTTCAAAAGTCAACTTTGCCAATCCAGGAGATTCTTCAATTTCTAACTCAAGTCCTAGGGGTAGCTTTCTTTTGTTTGACCTGAATGAACCAATACAGCTTGATGAAACAGAGTATCCAAATTATGCACTTGAGTCTGTTAACATTCATGAGGGAATCAGCAACATGGATCAGGATCTATCTGGAACAGTGCATGCTGAATGCTCAACTCTGAAGAAAGAAG CTACAGGGGGAGATAGAAGCAACATGAATTCTTCTGATGAAGTTTCTTCTGTTGAGATGACACTTCCTCAATGTAATCAAACAGCAAGTTCATCTCCAGGATTTGTAGATAAGAGTAATAATGGAACCAGAACTGACAAATCATTGTTAGTTTCTTCTCGGAAAAAAATGAAGGAGATACCCTTTGCAGTTCAAGCTCTTCCATGCTTTATTACTAGTTCATCACTCAGTAAGAGTCCTAACTCTTCTGTTGGGAACTCTAGTCTCACTGGAAAGAAGAGTGACCTGTACAACAGTAGTGCTTCTAGTCCAACTTCTGGAACATCAGGCTCATGCTTGATGAAATATGGTGATAATGAATCTACATCTGGAAAACCTGATGCTGTTAAGCTATCTAACATTCCAGATAGCATGAATTCAATGAAGGGTATGGACTTGAATTGCACACCTTCTGCCTATTTGTCTGACAATCAGTTTACCACTCCTACCTCCAATATTTCACATCTAAATCTCCCTGAAGGTGTAGAAAGAAAGATTTGTGGAACCgttcttcttgattgtatccTGAGTCCTGATTCTGCAGTCGAATCTGGTAAATCTAGCAGGGATAGTCACTTTGTAGGTCCTGGAAGTGATATCAAGTTTCTGACAACTAATTCTTGCATTAACATGTCCTGCATCATCAAGGATGAAACTTTTTCATCTGGTCAGAGTGAAGCAACAATGACTCCTGTGGACAGAAACTTGGAAGCTTCTATAGGCCCAGAAAACAAGGAAAGTTCTCCACCTAGAGGAGATTCTCTGGACAAAACAATTGGTAAATCTGTCCAGTGGTCTAAAATAGACCACATGAATGATCACGCTGGAAAAACCGATAGGGCTGCAGCAGAGATCCTGCTTTTTATTTCATCATCTCGGGGAAATTCAAAGATTGCCAAGGGTAGACCATCTGAAGCCTCTCATGACACTCTGGGCTTGCTTGCTGATATTGCAACTTCTTTGGCAAGTAATCCTGAGAAAGCCGTTGGAGAATTCACGAACCTCCATTGTCATCGCAATACACTTATATCTGACAGGAGCAACTGCAATGAGATCGTGAAGCTCACACGCAAAGGGGGAAAAGAGAAGGAAGCAGTATGCAATACTATGCATAGTCGGACAAGGAGGAGCCAACCTAGGAGAGCAAACTATCGGAGGGTCCTTCAAACAGAAATACATCCTGCTGGTGCCTCTGTTTATCTGCATCAGTTTAATGGAGGTCTAGAGTCACCTGCAACTGCTGCATCAGAATCAGGTCCATCGAGGAAAACTCCACGCAGGGCTTGTTCGAGGAGTAGGAGATGGTCCCCTATTGCAATAAGAACAACATGCTCACTGCTGCAACCACATCCCAGCAATGACAAGCAGGGCATTTCAGAGGGAGACTGGAAAGGCTGGGGGTTAACAAAAGAGCGTCAAAACAGTCGAAGACCTCGTTCTATCTCCTCATTTAGCTGA